A segment of the Bacillus sp. es.034 genome:
AAGAATATCGTTATATTGAAGACTTTGTATTTGAGATATTTGGTCACACCACTTTTTCAGATGGAGTCATTGAAAAAGCCTTGGTAAGGGAGATCCGGGAAAAGCCCTATTATATTCCGCAACTTGATCTGGTTGTTGAGGAAGAAGGAAAGATCATCGGTCACTTTATCCTCTCAAATCTCCCAATTAGTCATAGGCATGAACATGAAATCTTGATGTTGTCCCCCGTTTCAGTGTCAATAAATAAACAACGTCATGGTGTTGGCACGTTTATGTTAAAGGAAGGAATCGCATTAGCTGAGGAAATGGGGTTCAAGGGAATCATAGTTGAAGGAGATCCCCGGTACTATCAACGTTTTGGATTTAGGACATCGACTGAATTTGGAATCTTTGCCTCTGAAAAAAATCTCCCGCCTTCAGATGAGAATTTAATGGCTATGGAATTGTGTGAAAATGGGATGGGAAATATATCGGGAGAAGTGGATTATTCGATTTATCGGGCGTTGAGACACTAGTATTTAGGTTC
Coding sequences within it:
- a CDS encoding N-acetyltransferase, with the translated sequence MKIRPVKKEEYRYIEDFVFEIFGHTTFSDGVIEKALVREIREKPYYIPQLDLVVEEEGKIIGHFILSNLPISHRHEHEILMLSPVSVSINKQRHGVGTFMLKEGIALAEEMGFKGIIVEGDPRYYQRFGFRTSTEFGIFASEKNLPPSDENLMAMELCENGMGNISGEVDYSIYRALRH